CCCATTCGTATTTCATCCACAAAACCAGGCCCAGGGCCGTCATAGCGGAGAAGACCAGAAAGATGACAGCCTGCACGGCCGCCAGAACGGGCGGGGCCTGCTCCATGCCTTTAACCTGCTTTTTGTTGAGCATTTCAAGCAATGCATTCAAGGCCTGGGAAGAAAAGGGCCTTAAGGAGGCGATGGGCAGCTTGGGGTTGTACACGGTGTAAACCAGGAACACGCCCTGCTTTTCCTGCATGTGGTCTATTTCATCCCATTGCAGAAAAAAGGAGACGCCCGCCCGCATGCCTTCCTCGCCAACGTAAAAAGGCGCTTTCAGCTTGATCACATTTCCGAAAAAAAAGAAGAGCCCCAGGGACAAAAAGGCCGTGAACAACGCCGAATAAGGCTGCGTGGGAAGATCGGACGATGCTCCGTTCAAAATAACCAGGGATTGGAGGACGGTGAAAAATGCGCCCAAAAGCACAGGCGGCCACAGCATCAAGGACATCCACCAGTCGGTTTTCAACGAGGTCAGGTACGTGGCGTCTTCAATAAGAATTTCGCCTTCGGGATTTTCAAACTCCACAGGAATGGACAAGTGATTGTAGACCATGAGGCCGGGGATGATCACCAGAAGGGCGTGGGCCAAGAAATTCGCCGGGGCGGGGGAATAGGCGAAAGGCCTTCCTGTAAGCCACAAGTACCCCAGGCAGCCGGCGCCGGCCGCAGAAACAAGCAAGATCAAGCATCCAAAATGATTGGACCTAGTCGTATCAACCCTTTTGGCTTTAAGGGGTTGCGGCATGATTGCTATGGCTCCGAGAATAAATTAAGCGGCGTTAATGTTGTGGTGCACGATAACACCAGGACCCGGCCCAAGGCAAGCAGGGTTTTGTGTGATTCGTTCAAAGCCCGAAGGGGATCGGGCGTTATGACAATCACATAAACCTTTTCGGTATGATTATTGCTTACTAATTTCCAGATATTTCCAGGACCGGGCTGCGGCTTTTTCCTCCCGCATCCCGCCCGGCTCAACAAATTGAGGACATGAATGAAACTGATTTACCGGCTGTTTATAGGCTTTTTCTCCGTGGTGCTGCTGACAGGCTTTGTGGGCCTGATCGGATTGGACGCCGTCGACAAACTGGGGGAAGCCGTGCGCAGAATAGAACGCGATAATATTCCCCACACGCTTTTGCTTGAAAGCATCACCGGCTCGTCTCACGAGGCCTGCGTTCAGGCGCTCCGTTTCGCCCTTCGAGGAGGGGAAGCAAACAGAATCAAAGCCCTGGAAGCCCTGGGTGAAATCCAGTCGGGTTTGCAGGAATATTCCGGGATAGTCCAAAACGACCCGAACAGGGAGGAGGCGAAGGGCCAGGAGAGGGTAGTCCAAGAGAAGGCGGCCGCCTTTAACCAGACGATGAGAAGCTATTTGGCCATGAACGAAGGGTATCACATGGAGCGGATGAAAGAGTCGGGATCTTTCAGGCCGGATTTTATCCCTCAGGTAGCGATGGATCAGGAAAACTCGCTGCGCATTGCCAAGCAGGAATTGATAACCAGCCTTGACTCTCTGGCGCGTATAGAACAACGCAACCTCAGGGATTTCTCCCAGTCCGCCGCGGAGATCGCCTCAAAAACAAAGTTTTTAATCCTGGCGATTGCCATTGGCGCTCTGATTTTCGCTGTTTTCCAGGGAATCGCCGTATCCGGCTCCATTTCCAAACCCTTGGATAATCTTGTAAAGGCCGCCATGGAAATCGGCAAAGGCAACCTGAACGTCTCCATAGAGGAAAAGGGGGACGTGGAAATCGTCCGCATGGGCGAGGCCCTGAACCGGATGATTCAAAACATGGAGGAATCCAAAAAGCGGCTCATTGACATCAATGAGTTGGAATCCGCTCAGGAGGCCCTCCGAAAAAGCGAGAATCTGCTCCAGACGCTGATCAACACCACCCGGGACGCCATCATCGCCATTGACCAGACCGGCAGGATCACGCTGTTCAACCACGCGGGCGAAAAAATGTTCCAGCGCACCCGGGAAGAGATGCTGGGGCAGTCCCTGGAGCCCCTCATGCCGCCGGAATTCCGGAAAAACCATCCCCAGTATCTCCGGTCCTATTTTTCCACGGGAAAACCGGACGCCGCCATGGGCAAAATCCTGGAGCTCCCCGCCATGCGGGGAGACGGCGCGGTTTTCCCCATGGAGATTTCATTGTCTTCGGGGGAGGCCGACTCCAAAACCTTTGTGGTGGGCATAGCCAGGGACATCAGCGAAAGAAAAAGAACGGAAGAAAACATCATTCGGGCCAAAAAGGAATGGGAGCGGACCTTTGACGCCGTGCCGGACCTCATCGCCATCATTGACAGCAACCACAAGATAGTCCGGGTGAACAAAGCCATGGCCGCCGCCTTTGGAACCACCCCCGGCAAAATGGCGGGGGCTTCCTGCGCTCAGGTGGTTCACTGCACCAGCGGGCCTCCGGACTTTTGCCCCCACGTCCTGTCCTTGACGGACGGCAAATACCATGACGCCGAAGTGTACGACGACAATTTGGGCGCCCATCTGCACGTGAGCACCTCCCCCATCCGGGACGCCGAGGGCGTCATCACCGCTTCGGTGCACATCATGCGGGATATCTCGGACCGGAAGCGGGCGGAGGCGGAGCTGGCAAAAACCCATGCCAAGCTCATAGAGACGGCCCGGCAGATCGGCATGGCCGAGGTGGCCACGGGCGTGCTTCACAACGTGGGCAACGTGCTTAACAGCGTGAACATTTCCACGGAAGTGATGCAGCGCAAGGTCAAGGATTCCCGCATTAACGATTTAATGGAGGTCATGAACCTGGTGAAGGAGCATGAGGATTCCTTGCCGCACTTTCTCTTTCATGACAGCCAGGGCCGGGAAATTCTTCCGTTTTTACATGATCTTTCCCTGCATCTTGCGGAGGAGCAAAACGCCTTGCTCAAGGAGATCAACGAGCTTTCAGGATACACCTCCCATATTTCCGAAATCGTCAAAACCCAGCAGGAATGGAGCAAGGTTCCCGGCCTTGTGGAGCCCCTTTCCCTGAAAGACGTGGTGGAGGAGGTCCTGACCATCAACGCGGCCGGCCTGAAAAGAAATAATATCCAGGTGGTGAGAGACTATCAACCGGTCCCGGACGTTGCGGCGGACAGGCGCAAACTCACCCAGATTTTGATGAATCTGGTTTCCAACGCCGGGCATGCACTGAATTCCACTGCAGAAGAGGAACGCATTTTGACCGTAAGCCTCTTTTCCGACAGCCCCGGCTTCACCTCCGTCCGGGTGACGGACAACGGAGAAGGGATCGCCAAGGAAAACATGTCCCGCTTATTCCGATACGGCTTCACCACCAAGAAAAAAGGCCACGGCTTCGGCCTGCATTCCTGCGCCCTGGCGGCCCAGGAAATGGGAGGCAGCCTTTTCGCCGAAAGCGAAGGACCCGGCCAGGGAGCTTCGTTCACCATGAGAATACCCAGCAATGACGGAGGAAGGAAAGATGCCTGACCCGACCGCCGCCTTGAACAAGCGGATCCTTATTATTGACGACAGCCCGGATATCCACAGGGATTACGTAAAGATACTGGCCAGGCCGCTCGACACCTCCGATCTGGACGCCAGAAAAGCCATGATATTAGGCTCCCAGCCCAAAGCCGCTTCCAACGCTCCGATCTACGACCTGGAACACGCCCTCCAGGGAGAGGAAGGGGTGGAAAGAATCCGGCAGGCGGTTACGGACGGCGCCTATTTCGCCGCGGCATTTGTGGACATGCGCATGCCCCCGGGCATTGACGGCCTGGAAACCATCCAGGAAATCTGGAAGATCGACCCCAAAGTGGAGGTCGTCATATGCACGGCCTATTCGGACTACTCCCTGGAGGCCATCCGTAAACGCCTGGGAGACTCCCATCAGTTATTGATCTTAAAAAAGCCCTTTGAAAGCATGGAAGTGGCACAACTGGCGGCCGCGCTCACGCAAAAGTGGAGCAACGCCAGGCAGGCCGAGTTGAAGCAGTGCGAGTTGGAAGTGCTGGTGGAGGAACGCACCCGGGAGTTGGCCATGGCCAAGGAGGCCGCCGAAAAGGCGAACCGGTGCAAGGCCGAGTTCCTGGCCAACGTCAGCCACGAATTGCGAACGCCCATGAACGGGGTGAAAGGAATGCTGGAGCTTTTGTTGGAGACCGCCATGAACGCCGAGCAGCAGGAGCTGGCCCAACTGGCGCATCAAAGCGCCATGAACGAACTGGAAATCATCCAGGCCATCCTGGACTACGTGCGCATGCAGGAGGGGGACCTGGAAATCAGCCCGGAGGAATTCAACCTTCACAACCACATTAGCGAAGCCTTGGAAGCCCTGGAAGCCCGGGCCCAAAAACGGGGCCTGAATTTCCAGCTCAGCTTTTCGGACAATATCCCCCCCGCCTTGTACGGAGACCCGCTTTTAATCCGCCGCGCCCTCATCAATCTGGTGAGCAACGCCATCAAGTTTACCTCCCAGGGAATGATCCAGGTGGACGTCCGGTCCACGGATCATGCAGAGTCGGCCATTATCCGCTTTTCCGTCGCCGACACCGGGGTGGGCGTTCCCAAGGACATGTTGGAGAAAATTTTCGAATCCTTCACCCAGGTGGACGGCTCCGCCACCCGCTCGTACATGGGGGCGGGCCTGGGCCTGACTTTAACCCGGCAGATCATCACGGGCATGGGCGGTTCGCTGGGGGTGAAGAGCGAGTTGAACTCCGGGTCTGAGTTCTGGTTTGAAGTCCCCTTGAAAAAAGCGCTCTGGGACGGCCGGTTATAACCAAATTTCAGCAGGAAACAGCCGCAGAATTCTTGACACTAGTCCTGTTGACTGATACATAACAATAGTGGAGTTAGGTAAATATTTTCATCGAGCGCAAGATTTGCGTCCGTCTTTGCATGAGCGTGCTTAAGGTTTTATGTTGCGCAATATTCTTAGCATAGTGCTTTCCTTCGTCATTCTGGCGGCGGCGTGCCCGTCCCTTTATAAGGACGGGTTTGTGCACGATTCCCGGACCGACCTCATGGAGTCCATCCGGGCCGTGGCCAGCCTTTCCCGCTCCGCCGAGGCCTCCACCAATTTTAAAAGCGACCTGAACCAGGCCCTGACAGCCCTGTCCAAGGCGGCGGGCCTGACCCACGAGCTCGGCAGGCAGGGCCGGGAAGTTTCCCACGGCGTCCAGAACGCCGATGCGCTCTATTTGCCCGGCCCGGACGTTCAGCCGGGCGTGGACGGCGGCGCCGCCGTTTTTTCCGAAAAGCCCGTCATTTTTTCCAATCGGACCGTCGCCCCTCCGTTCCGGCCGCCCAAGGCCTGATTCCGTTCAAAAAACGCATACAACAATTCTAATATTATTCTGCAGTTCCCGGCCGGCCCCCGCCGGCCCACAGTAATTTTGGGGAGGAAACATGAAACCAGTCAAGATTATAGCCCTCGCACTGGCAGTGTGCATGGCCCTGGGCCTCGGCTCCGCCATGGCTGCTTACAGCCTGGACCTTGCCGTCACCTCGGACGGCGTCACGCCGAAATCGGCCTTTTTGCCCGG
This DNA window, taken from Desulfatibacillum aliphaticivorans DSM 15576, encodes the following:
- a CDS encoding PAS domain S-box protein translates to MKLIYRLFIGFFSVVLLTGFVGLIGLDAVDKLGEAVRRIERDNIPHTLLLESITGSSHEACVQALRFALRGGEANRIKALEALGEIQSGLQEYSGIVQNDPNREEAKGQERVVQEKAAAFNQTMRSYLAMNEGYHMERMKESGSFRPDFIPQVAMDQENSLRIAKQELITSLDSLARIEQRNLRDFSQSAAEIASKTKFLILAIAIGALIFAVFQGIAVSGSISKPLDNLVKAAMEIGKGNLNVSIEEKGDVEIVRMGEALNRMIQNMEESKKRLIDINELESAQEALRKSENLLQTLINTTRDAIIAIDQTGRITLFNHAGEKMFQRTREEMLGQSLEPLMPPEFRKNHPQYLRSYFSTGKPDAAMGKILELPAMRGDGAVFPMEISLSSGEADSKTFVVGIARDISERKRTEENIIRAKKEWERTFDAVPDLIAIIDSNHKIVRVNKAMAAAFGTTPGKMAGASCAQVVHCTSGPPDFCPHVLSLTDGKYHDAEVYDDNLGAHLHVSTSPIRDAEGVITASVHIMRDISDRKRAEAELAKTHAKLIETARQIGMAEVATGVLHNVGNVLNSVNISTEVMQRKVKDSRINDLMEVMNLVKEHEDSLPHFLFHDSQGREILPFLHDLSLHLAEEQNALLKEINELSGYTSHISEIVKTQQEWSKVPGLVEPLSLKDVVEEVLTINAAGLKRNNIQVVRDYQPVPDVAADRRKLTQILMNLVSNAGHALNSTAEEERILTVSLFSDSPGFTSVRVTDNGEGIAKENMSRLFRYGFTTKKKGHGFGLHSCALAAQEMGGSLFAESEGPGQGASFTMRIPSNDGGRKDA
- a CDS encoding ATP-binding protein, yielding MPDPTAALNKRILIIDDSPDIHRDYVKILARPLDTSDLDARKAMILGSQPKAASNAPIYDLEHALQGEEGVERIRQAVTDGAYFAAAFVDMRMPPGIDGLETIQEIWKIDPKVEVVICTAYSDYSLEAIRKRLGDSHQLLILKKPFESMEVAQLAAALTQKWSNARQAELKQCELEVLVEERTRELAMAKEAAEKANRCKAEFLANVSHELRTPMNGVKGMLELLLETAMNAEQQELAQLAHQSAMNELEIIQAILDYVRMQEGDLEISPEEFNLHNHISEALEALEARAQKRGLNFQLSFSDNIPPALYGDPLLIRRALINLVSNAIKFTSQGMIQVDVRSTDHAESAIIRFSVADTGVGVPKDMLEKIFESFTQVDGSATRSYMGAGLGLTLTRQIITGMGGSLGVKSELNSGSEFWFEVPLKKALWDGRL